The Cuculus canorus isolate bCucCan1 chromosome 16, bCucCan1.pri, whole genome shotgun sequence genome includes a region encoding these proteins:
- the LOC128853793 gene encoding trichohyalin-like, producing the protein MNALQRDLECIEAMPEEKDFMIESQKEAVEVFQKQEQDSEQQKEILQHLQVALKEREQEIVSLQKELEVCKEKEELHKAEQTNLHATRLSLEERETKIRVLEEALSELQQQKQEAVMQTKALLQKLEDAASSLEARDQEMVSLQKRAQDLQEQKALEGKRVLDLLKQNDSKVQWEKKAQALTLALTKSEMANRTLREEVGVLRSRVSERDKEEFHLQHQLSRLSASPQARAEREQLSWLSEKRVLTQQLECLQRTVTRLEDEKTELKHHNAELRRTLEQVEHERRTLKRYFRQQSLPDASRFSVSNTEQQKMPPSRQTQVVQEQKLKQGCTER; encoded by the exons atgAATGCCTTACAGAGAGACTTAGAATGCATTGAGGCAATGCCGGAAGAAAAGGATTTCATGATTGAATCGCAGAAGGAAGCGGTTGAGGTCTTCCAGAAACAAGAACAAGATTctgaacagcagaaggaaatccTGCAGCATCTTCAAGTGGCACTAAAGGAACGAGAGCAAGAAATTGTATCCCTCCAAAAGGAACTTGAGGTAtgcaaggagaaggaagaactaCACAAAGCTGAGCAGACAAATCTTCATGCAACAAGGCTGAgtctggaagaaagagaaacaaagatcaGGGTTCTGGAGGAGGCTCTCTCTGAGCTTcaacagcaaaagcaggaggCAGTGATGCAGACCAAAGCCCTACTGCAAAAACTAGAAGATGCTGCATCTTCTCTGGAAGCTAGAGATCAAGAGATGGTGTCCTTGCAAAAGCGTGCCCAGGACCTTCAAGAGCAGAAGGCATTAGAAGGCAAGCGTGTACTTGatcttctgaagcagaatgacAGCAAAGTCCAATGGGAAAAGAAGGCACAAGCCCTGACTCTTGCCCTTACCAAGAGTGAAATGGCCAACAGGACTCTGAGGGAAGAAGTAGGCGTCCTGCGGAGCAGGGTTTCAGAGAGGGACAAGGAAGAGTTTCACCTTCAG CACCAGCTCAGTCGCCTCTCTGCATCCCCTCAGGCTCGTGCAGAACGCGAGCAGCTCTCCTGGCTCTCGGAGAAGAGAGTGCTGACACAGCAGCTGGAGTGTCTGCAGCGAACAGTCACAAGGCTGGAAGATGAGAAGACGGAGCTGAAGCACCACAATGCCGAGCTGAGGAGGACTCTTGAGCAG GTGGAACATGAACGGAGGACACTGAAGAGATATTTCAGGCAGCAGTCACTGCCAGATGCCTCCAGATTTTCTGTCTCCAACACAGAACAGCAGAAGATGCCCCCTTCCAGACAG ACGCAGGTGGTGCAGGAGCAGAAACTCAAGCAGGGCTGCACTGAGCGCTGA